Proteins from a genomic interval of Quercus lobata isolate SW786 chromosome 11, ValleyOak3.0 Primary Assembly, whole genome shotgun sequence:
- the LOC115966451 gene encoding ankyrin repeat-containing protein ITN1-like encodes MTPIEVFNKDHKELLKVGEEAMKETANSCMLVATLISTVVFAAALTVPGASNKILNTPFFGKEEWFTIFILSNAVSLFTSAASIVLLLIILTSSYAQNEFMYSLHARLMFGLTTLFISITTMVLAFIAAIFLIFDCKLEWVPYVIASLACAPVVLFLALHSNLWADLIRSYYWSKFLFQPSKYRIF; translated from the coding sequence ATGACACCCATAGAAGTATTCAATAAGGATCATAAAGAATTACTTAAAGTAGGCGAAGAAGCAATGAAGGAGACAGCCAATTCATGTATGCTTGTAGCAACTCTCATTTCTACAGTGGTCTTCGCTGCAGCTCTCACAGTTCCTGGTGCTAGCAATAAGATATTAAATACTCCTTTTTTTGGCAAAGAGGAGTGGTTTACGATTTTCATCCTTTCAAATGCAGTTTCACTCTTTACCTCTGCAGCATCAATAGTGTTGCTGCTGATCATTCTAACTTCAAGCTATGCACAAAATGAGTTTATGTATTCATTGCATGCAAGGTTGATGTTCGGGCTCACAACACTCTTCATCTCCATAACAACCATGGTATTGGCCTTTATCGCTGCcatctttttgatctttgaCTGCAAGTTGGAATGGGTTCCATATGTCATTGCTTCACTTGCTTGTGCTCCTGTTGTTTTATTTCTTGCGTTACATTCTAATCTTTGGGCTGATTTGATCCGCTCTTATTACTGGTCTAAGTTTTTATTCCAGCCAAGCAAGTACCGAATTTTCTAG
- the LOC115966453 gene encoding ankyrin repeat-containing protein ITN1-like → MMTEKKEQLVDIVVQPSLPTSDRFSRDEFPTSKTDLELDRKKRDDCRALCLAALKGDWEIARSFLDKDRGMLHARLTKGQDTVLHIAVTAKNKNFIKALVEYVTVEELAIENINKDTGLSIAAVSGEVDIAELMIAKNNTLTMIRGTRQLIPFGMAAEAGHNEMAGYLYSKTEFDRLDCCERIKLFFIILNSDLYVMILSFVLPNLNLQITVLINMLRTFYLAFVSDNIALDILEKYPTMAYARDENNDGKTALHVLAQKAPDISSSSWLRIKAKDTSLKFQGFYKEGSLPISACKLLEMIWKQVLERSDEEISNLIRRPSGVLFDAAMSGNVEFLALLLCKYPDLLWEVNDKAQSVFHVAVLHRQVHVFNLIENIAAVKDYIVGNIDDDENNMLHLAGLLPQVERLGAPRANLQMQRELLWFKAVEKISRPFHMSMKNSEGMTPREVFNKTHRELLKVGEEAMKETANSCMLVATLISTVVFAAALTVPGASNNISNTPFFSKEQWFMIFILSNAVSLFTSAASIVLLLSILTSSYAQNEFVYSLHARLMFGLTTLFISITTMVLAFIAAIFLIFNYKLEWVPYAIASLACAPVILFLVLHSNLWADLIRSYYWSKFLFQPSKYRIFELEF, encoded by the exons ATGATGACAGAGAAAAAGGAACAATTAGTAGATATTGTTGTGCAACCAAGTCTGCCAACCTCAGATCGTTTTTCGCGGGATGAATTTCCCACATCCAAGACAGATTTGGAACTTGACA ggaaaaaaagagatgaCTGCCGGGCCTTGTGTCTAGCTGCACTTAAGGGTGACTGGGAAATTGCAAGAAGCTTCTTGGATAAGGATCGTGGCATGCTTCATGCTAGATTAACAAAAGGGCAGGACACAGTGCTTCACATAGCCGTTACTGccaagaacaaaaattttataaaagcaCTGGTGGAATATGTGACTGTGGAAGAACTTgctattgaaaatataaataaagacacAGGCCTTAGTATTGCTGCTGTATCTGGAGAGGTTGATATTGCAGAGTTAATGatagcaaaaaataatacaCTCACAATGATCCGTGGTACTAGGCAATTGATACCGTTTGGCATGGCAGCTGAAGCTGGACACAATGAAATGGCAGGATATCTCTACTCAAAAACTGAGTTTGACCGCCTAGATTGTTGTGAACGCATTaagctattttttattatccttAACAGCGATCTGTACGTTATGATACTTTCCTTCGTACTCccaaatttgaatttacaaATTACAGTTCTGATAAACATGTTACGTACTTTCTATCTTGCTTTTGTATCAGATA ATATAGCATTGGATATACTGGAAAAATATCCAACAATGGCTTATGCACGAGATGAGAATAATGATGGGAAAACAGCTTTGCATGTGCTGGCTCAAAAGGCCCCAGACATTTCAAGCAGCAGTTGGCTAAGGATCAAGGCAAAAGACACCAGCTTAA AGTTCCAAGGCTTCTATAAGGAAGGATCATTGCCAATATCGGCTTGTAAATTACTTGAAATGATTTGGAAGCAAGTTCTGGAGCGATCAGATGAGGAAATTTCAAACCTAATACGGAGGCCTTCAGGAGTACTTTTTGATGCTGCAATGTCAGGAAATGTTGAGTTTTTAGCTTTGCTTCTTTGCAAGTATCCTGATCTTTTATGGGAAGTTAATGACAAAGCGCAAAGCGTATTTCATGTTGCTGTTTTGCATCGTCAAGTACACGTGTTCAATCTAATAGAAAACATAGCAGCAGTTAAGGATTACATAGTAGGAAATATTGATGATGACGAAAACAACATGCTGCACTTAGCTGGACTGTTGCCACAAGTGGAAAGACTTGGTGCCCCACGAGCAAACCTTCAGATGCAACGAGAGCTATTGTGGTTTAAG GCAGTGGAAAAGATTTCCCGACCTTTTCATATGTCTATGAAAAATTCAGAAGGAATGACACCCAGAGAAGTATTCAATAAGACACATAGAGAATTACTTAAAGTAGGTGAAGAAGCAATGAAGGAGACAGCCAATTCATGTATGCTTGTGGCAACACTCATTTCTACAGTGGTCTTCGCTGCAGCTCTCACTGTTCCTGGTGCCAGCAATAACATATCAAATACTCCTTTTTTTAGCAAAGAGCAGtggtttatgatttttatcCTTTCAAATGCAGTTTCACTCTTCACCTCTGCAGCATCAATAGTGTTGTTACTGTCCATTCTCACTTCAAGCTATGCACAAAATGAGTTTGTGTATTCATTGCATGCAAGATTGATGTTCGGGCTCACAACACTCTTCATCTCTATTACGACCATGGTATTAGCCTTTATTGCTGCCATCTTTTTGATCTTTAACTACAAGTTGGAATGGGTTCCATATGCCATTGCTTCACTTGCCTGTGCTCCCgtgattttgtttcttgtgttaCATTCTAATCTTTGGGCTGATTTGATCCGCTCATATTACTGGTCCAAGTTTTTATTCCAGCCAAGCAAATACCGAATTTTCGAGttagaattttga
- the LOC115967856 gene encoding ankyrin repeat-containing protein ITN1-like, protein MVELAKLMVAKNNELPMYRGDHGLIPFGTAAEIGHKEMARYLYGVTGFDHLDGKERTRLFFICLSNDLYDLALEILKRYPTMAYERDEEDKKTALHVLAQKDITFSNGKNIMEGCTTSNFRAFFNQDSSPNYSARELLESLWKQILQCSNAEEISDLIRMPSGVLFDAAKSGNVEFLAVLLRSCPELFWEWDEKNRTLFHVAIIYRQVHVFNLIYNLGTVRDYIIGFIVNERNSMLHLAGMLPATERLGALRANLQMQREILWFKEVEKISRPSHLNMRNGKGMTPREVFNAEHKELLKVGEKAMKETANSCMLVATLISTVVFAAALCVPGASNQLNTPFLTKEEWFMIFVLSNALSLFTSTASIVLSILTSSYAESEFVKSLHARLMFGLTTLFISITTMVLAFIAAIFLIFDYNLTGVPYAIVLLHFNLWADLIRSYYWSKFLFQPSKYKIFE, encoded by the exons ATGGTTGAGCTTGCAAAGTTAATGGTAGCAAAGAATAATGAACTACCGATGTATCGCGGCGATCATGGATTGATACCATTTGGCACGGCAGCTGAAATTGGACACAAAGAAATGGCAAGATATCTCTACGGGGTGACTGGTTTCGATCATCTAGATGGAAAGGAACGCACTAGGCTCTTTTTTATCTGCCTTTCCAACGATCTGTACG ACTTAGCATTAGAGATACTGAAGAGATACCCCACAATGGCATATGAACGAGACGAGGAAGATAAGAAAACAGCTTTGCATGTGTTGGCTCAAAAGGACATTACTTTCAGCAATGGAAAAAACATTATGGAAGGATGCACCACCTCAA ATTTCAGAGCCTTCTTTAACCAAGATTCGAGTCCAAATTACTCGGCGCGTGAATTACTGGAAAGCCTCTGGAAGCAAATTCTGCAGTGTTCAAATGCTGAGGAGATTTCAGACCTAATAAGGATGCCTTCAGGAGTACTTTTTGATGCTGCAAAGTCAGGAAATGTTGAGTTTTTAGCTGTGCTTCTCCGCTCTTGTCCTGAACTTTTCTGGGAATGGGATGAAAAAAACCGAACCTTATTTCATGTTGCTATAATCTATAGACAAGTAcatgtatttaatttaatatataacttAGGAACAGTTAGGGATTACATTATAGGATTTATTGTTAATGAGCGTAACAGCATGCTGCACTTAGCGGGAATGTTGCCAGCCACGGAAAGACTCGGTGCACTGCGAGCAAACCTTCAGATGCAGCGAGAGATACTGTGGTTTAAG GAAGTGGAAAAGATTTCCCGGCCTTCTCATTTGAACATGAGAAATGGAAAGGGAATGACACCTAGAGAAGTTTTCAATGCTGAACATAAAGAACTCCTTAAAGTAGGTGAAAAAGCAATGAAGGAGACAGCCAATTCATGTATGCTTGTAGCAACTCTCATTTCTACAGTGGTGTTCGCAGCAGCTTTGTGTGTTCCTGGTGCCAGCAATCAGCTAAACACTCCATTTTTAACCAAAGAGGAGTGGTTTATGATTTTTGTTCTGTCAAATGCGTTATCGCTCTTTACATCTACAGCATCGATAGTACTTTCCATTCTTACTTCAAGCTATGCAGAAAGTGAATTTGTCAAGTCATTGCATGCAAGGTTGATGTTCGGACTCACAACACTCTTCATCTCAATAACAACTATGGTCTTGGCCTTTATTGCTGCAATCTTTTTGATCTTTGACTACAACTTGACAGGAGTTCCCTATGCCATTGTTTTGTTACATTTTAATCTTTGGGCTGATTTGATTCGCTCATATTACTGGTCTAAGTTTTTATTCCAGCCAAGCAAGTACAAAATTTTCGAGTGA